The sequence aatttatttttatgaaaatattgtaatataaaagatGGGTATATTTGAAagttcaaaattacaaattttatcagtttatttaaaacttttgagttttcaaagactaataaaatatatatatatttttaatttattgatttctaTTATTAGTAGTATAACACTAACAATTCagtttgttttacttaattttcagaaatatattctaaattaaaaatgctgCAACagcttttatataaatcatttatccATTGTTTTCCATTGTTTTTCACCAACCCCAGCCTCTGTGTCCCCAACCTCCACGGTTACCCCAGCCTCTGCTTCCCCAGCCGCCACCATATCCTCCATGACCATAACCTCCATAACCTCCGTAACCCTTATTGCCACCATATCCTCCATAGCCTCCATATCCTCCATAGCCACCATATCCTCCATAACTGCCGTAACCGCCATAACCCCCATAACTtccataacctcctctccaaccAGTTTCAGCTCCTTCTAGATCGCTTTTTGCACTCGCTTCTTGTGCTACTACTTGTTGAGATTCAACTAAACTAGATCGTTCTTCACTTTCACCATGTGAGAAGGCAATAGTTAAACATAGGAACAAAgatatctgaaaataaaagaaaatgttattataataacagtTGCAAATGATTTCAGATTAAATAAAGTATGTTCAGGCTTTCCTATAGAAAACTCTGACTGAGCTAAAAACTAATCTCAAAACTatcaactaattaaattttaaactatttattaaacattaaattagttttttggtatgtaaatatattttatatatataaaacaactatttcaattaatttaggaGGTGAGGGTAATGAACATAATGTTTTGTTCAAGTATCTTGTGTAGCTCTAACTGTGACCTACTCTGAGTTTTTCTAAGTTATGCTTTCTTCTCTATATACTCATTTTATGGTAgaaagttgaaattaattttttttaggatattatGAATTGATCACCAGTAAGTATACTGGTATATCATTTAATCacatcacattattattttttaagcaccTAGTGGATAAGTATAACATTTAAACacttgaaatttttgtttctttaccagaaattaaataaatattttggcaGTAATTGTTAGTTATTTCAATAGATATTATATAGAAATAcctattattaacttatttaatttattaaccttttaataaattatagtaataagaaaataaatattatatcatgtacaatattttccatattattatatatatatatataatatggatatatatatacgtgtgtatgtagctttatttactattgttgatgtttataattattaacttttaagtttattattcttcaaatttgTGTGTGCACACGCACACGGGTGTGCAACAGTAACTTTtacattattaagtattaaacaaatttctttcataacactgattattttttctgttggACCCTGTGGTGTTCACATTCTTTGTCTgagttttaccaaaaataatttgaaaaaaaatcatgtaatatgCAATAATTCTAATGTGTTATTATACGACGTCTTATTcaacaaataacttaaaattgtaaaaatttcaatgaaattgttcaGGGTGGATGCATGGTAAATCCTTTTTGTTGAACTagattataaattagaatttgaTTTATGTTTGAGAGGTTTggtcatgaaaaattatttgattataatgagatttttttattttataaaatgtttatgaataaaattgatgCATTACCATGTCACattactgaagaaaataaaaatgaagttcaaGTTGTGTTTCATTCACCCTCTTGAGATAAATTCCAAGTTTATATCTTAGATTATCATTCTCTAATCATACTTGAAAAGTAACTTTACCAATATGTATCCATGAAATTTTGCAACTCTGCACTTGGGGTTTAGCAATATGAGACCTCCAAAAGATCCAAGTCTTTGCTATATTGTggtgtgaaaaattatttatcaaattttacagttttatataaaaatataaggtaattaAATTACTGGTTGTTTAATGTATTTCTGTATGACTGTAGTTACAACATGATTGGTTCAGCCGGTTCAATGGTTAGCAAGCTGGTTTCTAGATTAGTTGTCTTTTGTTAAATTCTTAATAAGGATGAGGCATTTTCTCAAATATCTTCCATTCATCTCATCTCTCTCGTTATAATGTTTGTTGAGCATGTCCAAGgtcataataataaagtattgtcCTATCTTAGtcctaaaaatcataatttataataattgatttggagtatttaatttaaatcagtcgTACTTTAATTTGATGTGTTTATTTACTTCCTCTGATGGTGTATGATACtctttgaaaatattacagtattacaCAAAACTGTACTAAATAGCTGATTATAAATGATATGGCAATTAtgttatggttaaaaaaaatagcacagaacagaaaggagtgaaaaataataccaaactaataactaaattattaatggttaaaattaaaagaaaaaaaaagaaaaaaattgatattttgtcaATACATTATTGAATACATTTGTACACTTATCGTCTATTATAcacttctttaatatatatattcatactggtTACTAAAAACGTAGAATTATTCCAGTGTCTTAGTTGTTTATTGCTgactatctatttatttttctgttttttgcatAACATGAAAAATCatcaaaactgattttaattaaccTTATGGATGAATTTATCTTAATCATTAAGAAAATTCAGGCTATTTTAAATCGATTGTTGACAACTACTAACTAatgatgatttcttttttaaaaggaattatttttaaaagtttatatttgtactatttctttcttttagataaaaaaaattttttaattaatttatctcttttaaataatttatttaaaaaaaaaaatgaatattaattttagaacttttgagtaaaatttattttataaatgtcaaaatatggaacaaatttttttttaagggatctACTTTTTTCAATATGCATATCCATTTTAGAAACaagagttatttaataaaaaaaattgattaaaaagttatctgtctaaaaattaattttaagcataTGGTAATTTTAATGGAGGTACTGGGCGGTCCATCAGTAATACCCTGTAGGCTGTACACAGAGAGAATGATATATGCTAtgtaattagaattaataaaattgtttttgacaTAGGCCaaagttaaaataagattttaagataaatattaaattcaattaacagAATGATGTGATGTGGTGAtgcttaaatattgttaaatatcatTACTATTGATATGAATACTGTTGGATGTAATTACTGTTAATGTATTACTcgctttcaaaatattaaaatttttcttttttgagttacTAGTAGCATCATTTATAACTCCAGTGAAGAAGGTGCTGCTAATTAGCTTCAAAAGgctacttaaaagaaaaactatattttgaaagtgagttgttttatatttaataattttaaattaattattaagttgtgaaaagtcttttaataaatacatattcgaATAGATATACATCCCCTCTTTTATAGGGCCATCTATGTCATAAACAGTAGAATGCGGCCATAATCTGTACAGTTAATTAATGCAATAGTTTAGTATAAATAACCTACTAATGTTATATAGgtacattattaagaaaaatatttatgtattttagcttataaaattgaataaatttttcaaacatgattTTTCACTGTGTATTATCACTGAAAACTGATTTATCATGGCAAATATTATCCAAAGACTTGTCAGTGTAAGAGAGGCATAAAAATAACTATGCAAGC comes from Lycorma delicatula isolate Av1 chromosome 3, ASM4794821v1, whole genome shotgun sequence and encodes:
- the LOC142321811 gene encoding uncharacterized protein LOC142321811 translates to MYKLLVISLFLCLTIAFSHGESEERSSLVESQQVVAQEASAKSDLEGAETGWRGGYGSYGGYGGYGSYGGYGGYGGYGGYGGYGGNKGYGGYGGYGHGGYGGGWGSRGWGNRGGWGHRGWGW